A genomic window from Streptomyces sp. WMMC940 includes:
- a CDS encoding DUF6191 domain-containing protein, with the protein MTGHAFDEFNMIFNANRLVEIEQQQLQEVLRDDEGDGAPPRTRIDLDQGIASIVMPSEDGTTGPRPTAEDRSEAGDGPAR; encoded by the coding sequence TTGACCGGTCACGCATTCGACGAGTTCAACATGATCTTCAACGCCAACAGGCTGGTCGAGATCGAGCAGCAGCAACTGCAGGAAGTGCTCCGCGACGACGAGGGCGACGGCGCCCCGCCGCGGACGCGCATCGACCTGGACCAGGGCATCGCCAGCATCGTCATGCCCAGCGAGGACGGGACTACCGGTCCCCGGCCGACGGCCGAAGACCGGTCGGAGGCCGGAGACGGTCCCGCCCGGTGA
- a CDS encoding cation:proton antiporter — MFAVGLEIDLGVLHGGGRVTLWATALSTLLPLGLGAALAWLLADSHRQGPLPAFVLFFAAAMAATAFPVLARIIADRGLTHSRIRTTTLTCAAITDLLVWILLAVAAALAAGTHLDWRLVLLVPYAVLMITVVRPLLRKAGELSRRRKAQGTESGGSGASKNVLVLVLAGLLLSSACTEWMGLHYIFGAFLFGAVVPRDGDSALRDCALQRMESLSRLLLPPVYFVMAGLKVDLSRLALADLGTLAAILVVAMTGKPCLAAMGCGDRRRTRGYQSRP; from the coding sequence ATGTTCGCCGTCGGGTTGGAGATCGACCTCGGCGTCCTGCACGGAGGGGGCCGGGTCACCCTGTGGGCGACCGCCCTCTCGACACTGCTGCCGCTCGGTCTGGGTGCCGCACTCGCGTGGCTGCTGGCGGATTCGCACCGCCAAGGCCCGCTCCCGGCATTCGTGCTGTTCTTCGCGGCCGCCATGGCCGCGACGGCGTTCCCCGTACTCGCCCGGATCATCGCCGACCGCGGACTGACCCACAGCCGGATCCGTACGACCACCCTGACGTGCGCGGCCATCACCGATCTGCTGGTCTGGATCCTGCTGGCCGTGGCGGCTGCCCTGGCCGCGGGGACGCACCTCGACTGGCGTCTCGTGCTGCTGGTGCCCTATGCCGTCCTGATGATCACTGTCGTCCGCCCCCTGCTCCGCAAGGCAGGCGAACTGAGCAGGCGCAGGAAGGCCCAGGGCACGGAATCCGGCGGCTCCGGCGCGAGCAAGAACGTCCTGGTTCTGGTGTTGGCCGGGCTCCTCCTGTCGTCGGCCTGCACCGAGTGGATGGGCCTGCACTACATATTCGGAGCGTTCCTGTTCGGTGCCGTCGTTCCGCGGGACGGCGACAGCGCACTGCGCGACTGCGCGCTGCAGCGGATGGAGTCGCTGTCCAGACTGCTCCTGCCGCCCGTGTACTTCGTGATGGCCGGGCTCAAGGTCGACCTCTCCCGACTCGCCCTTGCGGACCTCGGCACCCTGGCCGCCATCCTCGTGGTGGCCATGACCGGAAAACCGTGCCTCGCTGCCATGGGCTGTGGGGATCGGCGAAGAACACGGGGATACCAGTCTCGACCCTGA
- a CDS encoding TIGR02679 family protein, with translation MTSTDATIPTEPAPGDATLRRPELRPLWDTLHSRLSSGRPVTRVRLGPLDDPQREALADLLGLDRLPDARPSVPLTRLEEAVTELSGRTVREVVTELVGPLSDRAGERRRQKDERARLWTWLAEHETVRAQPVLSDWAASCRAAGVVSGSAEHTRTLLTDALKVLAELPGQAEPLPVFAARVLSGQAHALDDGTPLSALVLRALATLYDTVPPQSAAQRRALWTRAGVADDELSATVLVGGLRPAGDGLLARVATACAEAGQAACLTLAHVRYPGGFILAEAPVPVVHVVENPSVLALALRRFGSCCPPLVCTSGWPNSAAIQLLRMLADHGAALRYHGDFDGEGIRIAAYVLDKTPARPWRMTAADYRAAVARNPRGPHPGRITEAPWDLELTEVMAEHGTAVVEELVAETLLEDLAGMAQQGCPSGPT, from the coding sequence ATGACCAGCACCGACGCGACGATCCCCACGGAACCGGCCCCGGGCGATGCCACCCTGCGCCGCCCGGAACTGCGCCCCCTCTGGGACACGCTCCACAGCCGCCTGTCCTCCGGCCGCCCCGTCACACGGGTACGCCTCGGACCGCTCGACGACCCCCAGCGCGAGGCGCTCGCCGACCTCCTCGGCCTCGACCGCCTGCCGGACGCACGCCCCTCCGTCCCCCTGACCCGCCTGGAGGAGGCCGTCACCGAACTGTCCGGCCGCACCGTACGAGAAGTCGTCACCGAACTCGTCGGCCCGCTCAGCGACAGAGCCGGCGAACGGCGCCGCCAGAAGGACGAGCGGGCCCGGCTGTGGACCTGGCTGGCCGAGCACGAGACGGTGAGGGCCCAGCCGGTGCTCTCCGACTGGGCAGCCTCCTGCCGGGCAGCCGGCGTGGTCTCCGGCTCGGCGGAACACACCCGTACGCTGCTCACGGACGCGCTCAAGGTGCTCGCCGAACTGCCCGGCCAGGCAGAACCCCTGCCCGTCTTCGCCGCCCGGGTCCTGAGCGGCCAGGCGCACGCACTCGACGACGGCACACCCCTGTCCGCACTCGTCCTGCGCGCCCTCGCGACCCTGTACGACACCGTCCCCCCGCAGTCCGCCGCGCAGCGGCGCGCCCTGTGGACCCGCGCGGGAGTCGCCGACGACGAGCTGTCCGCCACCGTCCTCGTCGGCGGTCTGCGCCCGGCCGGCGACGGCCTGCTCGCCCGGGTGGCCACGGCGTGCGCGGAGGCCGGCCAGGCCGCCTGTCTGACCCTCGCCCACGTCCGGTACCCGGGCGGGTTCATCCTTGCCGAGGCCCCCGTACCCGTCGTCCACGTCGTGGAGAACCCCAGCGTCCTGGCACTGGCCCTACGTCGCTTCGGGTCCTGCTGCCCGCCGCTCGTCTGTACGTCCGGCTGGCCCAACAGCGCCGCGATCCAGCTCCTGCGCATGCTTGCGGACCACGGCGCGGCTCTGCGCTACCACGGCGACTTCGACGGCGAAGGCATCCGCATCGCCGCGTACGTCCTGGACAAGACGCCTGCGCGGCCCTGGCGCATGACGGCAGCGGACTACCGTGCCGCGGTCGCCCGCAATCCACGCGGCCCTCACCCGGGGCGCATCACCGAGGCACCCTGGGACCTTGAGCTGACCGAGGTCATGGCAGAGCACGGTACCGCCGTGGTCGAGGAACTGGTGGCTGAAACGTTGTTGGAAGACCTCGCCGGCATGGCTCAGCAGGGGTGTCCCTCTGGCCCGACGTGA
- a CDS encoding transposase, translated as MKEEFDDSGGTYGSPKIWIRLARQGRRVSVNTIARIMSESGLVARRVRRRRG; from the coding sequence GTGAAGGAGGAGTTCGACGACTCCGGCGGCACCTACGGCTCGCCGAAGATCTGGATCAGGCTGGCGAGGCAGGGCCGGCGGGTCTCGGTGAACACCATCGCGAGAATCATGTCCGAGTCCGGTCTGGTCGCGCGGAGGGTGCGCAGACGACGGGGCTGA
- a CDS encoding helix-turn-helix transcriptional regulator — MASTTGQRGRSAAHTRRSSGGFSSSPDDSVAVRTRRRRSQPSAVQHTVIAAEVIKLFLNRIARESTGDMINAQRELRATTEVDEPIRRLLRLIELQEQSIASCSEYTRSLQRQVSALASCMWPPLHQASEQEIVKDADRIAEIQDSIVELPADEIMLLRPAFGSPDDMNRDLERFQSARTRGVTVRCIQQQLHTSLRFRSHFRQIASLGCQVRTSPLIPFQATVVDDTLSFISTDADGPPEKMLLVTNPHLVGCMRRVFEFCWDAASDSAAQPTLGICGSGHPEADVSRPRVPDLAPDQLTVLRLWASGRPDTAIARELQVSPRTLRRTTATLMRRLGVSTRFEAGMVAARSGLLN, encoded by the coding sequence ATGGCCTCGACGACGGGCCAGCGCGGCCGGTCTGCTGCTCACACCCGCCGCTCGAGCGGCGGCTTCAGCTCCTCTCCCGACGACTCGGTCGCAGTCCGCACCCGGCGGCGACGATCGCAGCCATCCGCAGTTCAACACACCGTCATCGCAGCTGAAGTCATCAAACTGTTTTTGAACCGCATTGCGCGTGAAAGTACGGGGGATATGATCAACGCACAGCGAGAATTGCGTGCAACGACTGAGGTCGATGAGCCGATTAGGCGACTGCTCCGGCTCATCGAGTTGCAAGAGCAGTCCATAGCATCGTGCTCGGAATATACCCGGTCACTGCAGAGGCAGGTTTCCGCACTGGCGTCGTGCATGTGGCCTCCCCTGCACCAGGCATCAGAACAGGAGATCGTGAAGGATGCCGATCGGATAGCAGAAATCCAGGACAGCATCGTCGAGCTGCCCGCTGACGAAATCATGCTGTTGCGCCCCGCATTTGGATCGCCAGACGATATGAACCGGGACTTGGAACGTTTCCAGTCCGCCCGGACCCGCGGGGTAACGGTCCGATGCATTCAGCAGCAACTGCACACCAGTCTGCGATTCCGTTCACACTTCCGGCAGATCGCATCACTGGGCTGCCAAGTACGCACGTCACCTCTGATCCCTTTCCAGGCCACCGTAGTCGATGACACTTTATCGTTTATCTCGACAGACGCCGACGGGCCGCCAGAAAAGATGCTGCTGGTCACGAATCCACATCTTGTCGGGTGTATGCGTCGCGTCTTCGAGTTCTGCTGGGACGCTGCCAGCGATTCCGCAGCGCAACCGACGCTGGGGATCTGTGGCTCCGGGCATCCCGAGGCCGACGTGAGCCGGCCACGCGTACCGGATCTGGCACCGGACCAGCTGACGGTGCTGCGTCTTTGGGCCAGTGGTCGACCTGATACCGCCATTGCGCGAGAACTGCAGGTTTCACCCAGAACGCTTCGCAGGACCACCGCGACGCTGATGCGACGACTCGGCGTCAGTACCAGATTCGAAGCGGGAATGGTCGCCGCACGTTCGGGTCTTCTCAATTGA
- a CDS encoding DUF3995 domain-containing protein, whose product MAFAGLHFFWALGGEAGLDVSSGERLASERPTWFVAGGLWGVGFLCLIGAAVAIGLQRRGVRGRRWRVLRWIGVAVCALLLTRGLAIEVLLIAGVSATGEISAAQKFWTLTLWNPWFVLGGVLFGLAARSFGKGMAGCTADRAAITH is encoded by the coding sequence GTGGCTTTCGCCGGTCTGCACTTCTTCTGGGCTCTCGGCGGGGAAGCGGGGCTGGACGTCTCGTCCGGAGAACGTCTCGCGTCCGAGCGGCCGACTTGGTTCGTGGCCGGAGGCCTCTGGGGAGTGGGATTCCTGTGCCTGATCGGCGCCGCTGTGGCGATCGGGCTGCAGCGGCGCGGTGTGCGCGGGCGGCGGTGGCGTGTGCTCCGGTGGATTGGCGTCGCGGTCTGCGCACTGCTGCTGACCCGGGGGCTTGCCATCGAGGTGCTGCTCATCGCCGGGGTCTCGGCCACCGGCGAGATCAGCGCCGCGCAGAAGTTCTGGACGCTCACCCTGTGGAACCCCTGGTTCGTTCTCGGCGGCGTGCTGTTCGGGCTGGCGGCACGCAGCTTCGGCAAGGGCATGGCGGGTTGTACGGCGGACAGAGCCGCAATCACGCACTGA
- a CDS encoding polyprenyl synthetase family protein, producing MNSISAQRDALEMMAEARELISPLHRATVAALPEETSHIVGYHIGWWDANGRPCDQTGKYIRPALAVACARAVGGEAAVKSALPAAVVVELVHDFSLLHDDVMDKGTVRRHRQTAWSLFGTSKAVLAGDLLVAEAYRLLASSGYDDPGRLVKILAQAVHGLCVGQAMDLAFEDRVEVTLAETKAMVSGKTSALIAAACELGALTAGADAEAAAVMRAFGGHLGMLFQLVDDILGVWGDPRVTGKPVGADVASRKKSLPVVAALEAGTDASRSLAALYRSADPLTSADVAKATQWVEEAGGRAWAEAEATRLRQAAQDCLEQVGADAWAFNDLLSLMRFLVERNA from the coding sequence GTGAACAGTATTTCCGCGCAACGCGACGCACTGGAGATGATGGCCGAGGCGCGTGAGCTGATCTCCCCCCTGCATCGCGCCACCGTGGCCGCCCTGCCGGAAGAAACCAGCCACATAGTCGGCTACCACATTGGCTGGTGGGACGCGAACGGTCGGCCGTGCGACCAAACGGGAAAATACATCAGGCCGGCCCTTGCCGTCGCCTGCGCTCGCGCGGTAGGCGGCGAGGCCGCGGTGAAGTCGGCCCTCCCTGCCGCTGTGGTGGTCGAGTTGGTCCATGACTTCTCCCTCCTCCATGACGATGTGATGGACAAGGGCACGGTCCGCCGTCACCGGCAGACAGCATGGTCCTTGTTCGGGACCTCCAAGGCCGTACTGGCAGGCGACCTGCTCGTCGCTGAGGCATACCGGCTGCTCGCGTCCTCGGGCTATGACGACCCAGGGCGATTGGTGAAGATCCTGGCGCAAGCCGTCCACGGTCTTTGCGTCGGGCAAGCCATGGACCTCGCGTTCGAGGACCGCGTCGAGGTGACTCTCGCTGAGACCAAGGCGATGGTGTCGGGCAAAACCAGCGCGTTGATCGCCGCCGCTTGTGAACTCGGTGCGCTCACAGCAGGAGCGGACGCCGAAGCCGCGGCTGTCATGCGCGCCTTCGGTGGTCACCTGGGCATGCTGTTCCAGCTGGTTGATGACATTCTCGGCGTGTGGGGAGACCCTCGTGTGACCGGGAAGCCTGTCGGCGCGGATGTGGCATCGCGAAAGAAGAGCCTCCCCGTTGTCGCCGCGTTGGAGGCAGGAACCGATGCGTCGCGCAGCCTGGCCGCCCTGTACCGCAGTGCCGACCCTCTCACCAGCGCAGACGTGGCCAAGGCGACACAGTGGGTCGAGGAGGCCGGTGGGAGGGCATGGGCTGAGGCGGAGGCCACCCGTCTGCGTCAGGCCGCCCAGGACTGCCTCGAACAGGTGGGAGCGGATGCCTGGGCGTTCAATGACCTGCTGTCATTGATGCGTTTTCTCGTGGAACGGAATGCGTAA